A window of Roseovarius sp. THAF27 contains these coding sequences:
- the ubiA gene encoding 4-hydroxybenzoate octaprenyltransferase translates to MTGPNQTPDATGEVADAVKGNWVDRSAPGWSRPYLRLSRADRPIGTWLLLLPCWWGLLLSMLHDGRATWHDLWIFAGCGIGAFLMRGAGCTWNDITDRHIDGSVSRTASRPIPSGQVSVTQALAWLVAQALVAFCILLTFNMAAIILGIISLAPVCIYPFAKRFTWWPQIFLGLAFNWGALLAWTAHSGRLEWPAVVLYVAGIAWTLFYDTVYAQQDAEDDALIGVKSTARLFADRTPVWLQRFLIGAVSLMAIAVIGAAVGGSALAVLVALIGPWAFGWHLFWQLRQFDMQDDPTLLRLFRSNRDAGLLPLPFFAAALFV, encoded by the coding sequence ATGACCGGACCGAACCAGACGCCAGATGCGACCGGCGAAGTGGCCGATGCCGTCAAGGGCAACTGGGTGGATCGGTCGGCCCCGGGCTGGAGCCGACCCTATCTGCGGTTGAGCCGGGCCGACCGGCCGATCGGGACGTGGCTGCTCTTGCTGCCGTGCTGGTGGGGGCTGCTGTTGTCGATGCTGCATGACGGACGGGCCACATGGCACGACCTGTGGATATTCGCGGGCTGCGGGATCGGGGCGTTTTTGATGCGCGGTGCGGGCTGCACGTGGAACGACATCACCGACCGGCATATCGACGGGTCCGTGTCGCGCACCGCGTCGCGGCCCATACCCTCGGGGCAGGTCAGCGTGACGCAGGCGCTGGCCTGGCTGGTGGCGCAGGCTCTCGTGGCGTTCTGCATCCTGCTGACTTTCAACATGGCTGCGATCATCCTCGGGATCATCTCACTGGCGCCGGTGTGCATCTATCCCTTTGCCAAGCGGTTCACGTGGTGGCCGCAGATCTTCCTTGGTCTTGCGTTCAACTGGGGCGCGTTGCTGGCGTGGACGGCGCATAGCGGGCGGCTGGAATGGCCGGCGGTGGTGCTGTACGTGGCCGGGATTGCATGGACGCTGTTCTATGACACGGTCTATGCGCAGCAGGACGCGGAAGACGATGCGCTGATCGGGGTGAAATCCACCGCTAGGCTCTTTGCCGACCGCACGCCGGTCTGGTTGCAGCGGTTCCTGATCGGCGCGGTCAGCCTGATGGCCATCGCGGTGATCGGCGCGGCGGTGGGCGGCTCGGCGCTCGCGGTGCTGGTGGCGTTGATCGGCCCCTGGGCGTTCGGATGGCACCTGTTCTGGCAGCTCCGGCAATTCGACATGCAGGACGATCCGACGCTGTTGCGGCTGTTTCGGTCGAACCGCGATGCGGGCCTGCTGCCCCTGCCGTTTTTCGCCGCAGCCCTGTTCGTCTGA
- a CDS encoding helix-hairpin-helix domain-containing protein produces MTDLTRITGIGPGLASQMIAAGIPDAEALAKAHPSDIVIVRGVGAATAPVLIARAKQITAPTPDPASQTDRDAAVARPAAKTNPGKKKRTRSAESKGKDDAKKDSPSKAEKKAKKAAKKIKAKAEKKADETEKAARKAADKAEKKSGKAKSKAKKAAKKLKLQAKEIKAKADRKAKKIKKKAAKSMA; encoded by the coding sequence ATGACAGACCTCACGCGCATAACGGGCATTGGCCCTGGCCTTGCCTCACAAATGATCGCCGCCGGGATACCGGATGCCGAAGCCCTGGCGAAAGCTCACCCCTCGGACATCGTGATCGTGCGCGGCGTCGGCGCCGCCACGGCCCCGGTTCTGATCGCACGTGCAAAACAGATCACGGCACCCACACCCGACCCCGCGTCGCAAACCGATCGCGACGCTGCGGTGGCACGCCCTGCGGCCAAGACCAATCCCGGCAAGAAGAAGCGCACCAGGTCCGCGGAAAGCAAGGGGAAGGACGACGCGAAAAAAGACTCTCCTTCGAAGGCGGAAAAGAAGGCCAAGAAAGCCGCGAAAAAGATAAAAGCCAAGGCGGAAAAGAAGGCCGACGAAACCGAAAAAGCGGCAAGGAAGGCGGCCGACAAAGCCGAGAAGAAATCCGGGAAAGCCAAATCAAAGGCAAAGAAGGCAGCCAAGAAGCTGAAGCTTCAAGCTAAGGAGATCAAGGCCAAGGCAGACAGGAAAGCCAAGAAGATCAAGAAAAAGGCCGCCAAGTCCATGGCCTGA
- a CDS encoding OmpA family protein, translating to MRLSSIFAILGTFFLAFVLCLFAARFSVQVIEEGSRNAVRDTLDERGMTWTEVDADGLQVFLAGTAPSEATRFRALSIAGSVVESARIIDQMLVADSADIAPPRFSVEILSNDSGLSLIGLIPAETDREQLIEDVAKNAPGKEVTDLLEMADYPHPETWDDAIGYAVDILKQMPRTKISVEARRVSVVTMADSHEDKRNLETQLARRVPEGVRLSLDISAPRPVITPFTLRYLLEDGEGSFDACAADTEAAKDRILAAAGQAGLQQKAQCTLALGVPSPQWGRAAELAIGALGELGGGSVTFSDADIALVAAEGTDEKLYDTVIGRLETSLPDVFALKAVLPKPKDAAEEAPPEFVATLSPEGLVQIRGRVESAQAREMVDSFAKAKFSSDVVSTTARVAENLPTDWTVRVLTGLEALAYLSNGAVTVGPESIAVTGLTGQQDASAEISAMFAAKLGEAADFDIDVNYREELDPVASKPTPEECEAQIAEVQADSKITFEPGETDVDSNGAQIMDRIADILKACGEIRMEIQGHTDSQGREVMNQQLSQARAQSVLNELRSRRVLTSAIRAKGYGESDPIASNDSEEGREANRRIEFRVIRPEPIKEQQTTLEALEEEALNETDAAGGDAEQETGTDEQN from the coding sequence ATGCGCCTTTCCTCCATCTTCGCCATTCTTGGTACCTTCTTTCTGGCCTTCGTCCTGTGCCTTTTCGCGGCGCGATTCTCGGTGCAAGTGATCGAGGAAGGCTCGCGCAACGCGGTGCGCGACACGCTGGACGAGCGCGGGATGACATGGACGGAAGTAGATGCCGACGGGTTGCAGGTATTCCTGGCCGGTACGGCACCGTCCGAGGCCACGCGCTTTCGCGCACTGTCGATCGCGGGAAGCGTAGTGGAATCGGCCCGGATCATCGACCAGATGCTGGTGGCCGACAGTGCAGATATCGCGCCGCCGCGATTCTCGGTCGAGATCCTGAGTAATGACAGCGGGCTGTCATTGATCGGTCTGATCCCGGCCGAGACCGACCGCGAGCAGCTGATCGAGGACGTGGCCAAGAATGCGCCCGGCAAGGAGGTGACCGACCTTTTGGAGATGGCCGATTATCCGCATCCCGAGACGTGGGATGACGCGATCGGATACGCGGTCGACATCCTCAAGCAGATGCCGCGCACCAAGATCTCGGTCGAGGCCCGCAGAGTGAGCGTGGTGACCATGGCTGACAGTCACGAGGACAAGCGCAACCTGGAAACGCAGCTGGCCCGGCGAGTGCCTGAAGGTGTGCGCCTGTCTCTGGACATCTCGGCGCCGCGGCCGGTAATCACGCCTTTCACGCTGCGCTATCTGCTGGAGGATGGCGAGGGCAGCTTTGACGCCTGCGCCGCCGATACCGAAGCCGCAAAGGACCGTATCCTTGCCGCCGCAGGACAGGCCGGCTTGCAGCAGAAGGCGCAGTGCACCCTTGCGCTGGGCGTCCCGTCGCCACAATGGGGCCGCGCGGCGGAACTGGCGATTGGAGCGCTGGGCGAGTTGGGTGGCGGCAGCGTGACCTTCTCGGACGCCGATATCGCGCTGGTGGCCGCCGAAGGCACGGATGAAAAGCTGTATGACACGGTGATCGGACGGCTGGAGACCAGCCTGCCGGACGTCTTTGCATTGAAGGCGGTGCTGCCAAAGCCCAAGGATGCCGCCGAGGAAGCGCCGCCGGAGTTCGTCGCCACGCTGTCGCCTGAAGGGCTGGTTCAGATCCGTGGCCGGGTCGAAAGCGCGCAGGCGCGGGAAATGGTCGACAGCTTTGCCAAGGCAAAGTTCAGCTCTGACGTGGTCAGCACAACCGCGCGGGTTGCTGAAAACCTGCCGACGGACTGGACGGTGCGCGTGCTGACCGGACTGGAAGCGTTGGCGTATCTGTCGAACGGGGCCGTGACCGTGGGGCCGGAAAGCATCGCGGTAACGGGATTGACCGGGCAGCAAGACGCCAGCGCGGAGATTTCGGCGATGTTCGCCGCCAAGCTGGGAGAAGCCGCGGATTTCGACATAGACGTGAATTACCGCGAGGAACTGGACCCGGTGGCGAGCAAACCCACCCCGGAGGAGTGCGAAGCGCAGATCGCCGAGGTGCAGGCCGATAGCAAGATCACCTTCGAGCCGGGTGAGACGGATGTGGATTCCAACGGTGCGCAGATCATGGACCGGATCGCCGATATCCTGAAGGCCTGTGGTGAAATCCGCATGGAGATCCAGGGCCACACCGACAGCCAGGGACGCGAGGTGATGAACCAGCAACTGAGCCAGGCGCGGGCACAGTCGGTTCTCAACGAGTTGCGGTCGCGCCGTGTACTGACATCGGCCATACGGGCCAAGGGATACGGCGAAAGTGATCCGATCGCCAGCAACGACAGCGAAGAGGGCCGCGAGGCCAATCGCCGGATCGAATTCCGGGTCATCCGGCCGGAACCGATCAAAGAACAGCAAACAACGCTTGAAGCGCTGGAAGAAGAAGCGCTAAACGAGACCGATGCGGCGGGGGGCGACGCCGAGCAGGAAACCGGGACGGATGAACAGAACTGA
- a CDS encoding TonB family protein yields the protein MIKRSIPVAVVAILVSLFLHAVGVGWQDIVDDSEDTTSAPQEQPVPDTGRAFEDLAEPLPEPPEPEPTEAVEPRDVTEPDTMQTSNAMVASDNPEEVTAPDGPEGETGSPDEGAGEESEDVAENSGEDQSTSDIAMIAPDAPDAEPQAPEGVEQGAPEPAEDAAEAEETPRPEEVTPETDEAALAPTPEAPENVIAAEEPNLEASAVTRSLRPPSTRPTAEQLGVPEQRQAQARRTPTYESPLTAYKRDGTDLTALGRVGSASPGDFGGSGGQGNAGTTNYAGRVLMQLNRRPRIDNQATGSARVYFQINPNGSLAWVRILNSSGSAGIDSAAEAQVRSAAPFPPPPSGQPEKLVFFYRNR from the coding sequence ATGATCAAACGATCCATCCCCGTGGCCGTGGTGGCCATCCTCGTATCGCTGTTCCTGCATGCCGTCGGCGTTGGTTGGCAGGACATTGTTGACGATTCCGAAGACACGACATCTGCACCGCAGGAGCAACCGGTGCCAGACACGGGACGCGCCTTCGAGGACCTCGCCGAACCGTTGCCGGAGCCACCAGAGCCGGAGCCGACCGAGGCGGTCGAGCCGCGCGATGTGACCGAGCCGGACACGATGCAGACATCCAATGCGATGGTGGCCTCCGACAACCCCGAGGAGGTGACGGCCCCGGACGGCCCCGAGGGCGAAACCGGAAGCCCGGACGAAGGCGCCGGAGAGGAGTCCGAGGACGTTGCCGAGAACAGCGGCGAGGATCAGAGCACATCCGACATCGCGATGATTGCGCCCGATGCGCCGGACGCCGAGCCGCAAGCGCCCGAGGGCGTCGAGCAGGGCGCGCCCGAACCTGCCGAGGACGCTGCCGAAGCCGAGGAGACGCCGCGACCCGAGGAGGTCACACCGGAGACCGACGAGGCGGCGCTTGCTCCGACGCCGGAGGCACCTGAGAACGTGATCGCGGCGGAGGAGCCGAACCTGGAAGCCTCGGCGGTCACCAGGTCTCTGCGGCCGCCCAGCACCCGGCCCACCGCCGAGCAACTGGGTGTGCCTGAACAGCGCCAGGCACAGGCGCGGCGAACTCCGACCTACGAGTCGCCTCTGACCGCGTACAAGCGAGATGGTACAGACCTGACGGCGCTTGGCCGCGTCGGCAGCGCTTCGCCGGGCGATTTCGGCGGATCGGGCGGACAGGGCAACGCCGGTACGACCAATTACGCCGGGCGTGTCCTGATGCAACTCAATCGCAGGCCGCGGATAGACAATCAGGCGACAGGCTCCGCGCGTGTATATTTTCAGATCAATCCGAACGGGTCGCTGGCCTGGGTGCGCATTCTCAACAGTTCCGGATCGGCGGGCATAGACAGCGCTGCAGAAGCCCAGGTACGCAGTGCGGCTCCCTTTCCTCCGCCGCCGAGCGGGCAGCCCGAGAAGCTGGTATTCTTCTATCGCAATCGGTAA